A section of the Xiphias gladius isolate SHS-SW01 ecotype Sanya breed wild chromosome 10, ASM1685928v1, whole genome shotgun sequence genome encodes:
- the lclat1 gene encoding lysocardiolipin acyltransferase 1 isoform X2, with translation MAMSVRGLYFVVTLFLGSFFGSVFMLGPVLPLMLLSPAWYRWITDRIVATWLTLPVSLLELVFGVKVVITGDGFIPGERSVIIMNHRTRLDWMFLWCCLLRYSYLRLEKICLKAALKAVPGFGWAMQVACFVFIQRRWEEDKKHLENMLDYFCDIREPLQLLLFPEGTDLTENTRAKSHAFAAQNSMPKFEYVLHPRTTGFTFIVDRLRTGDNLDAVHDITVAYPKNIPQTERHLILGLFPREIHFHVHRYPVASLPSSSSDLESWCRERWAEKEIRLRDFYSGQPQAFDRDGVARVPPCKSELRVALIKAASLLYWSSFIALCFTGLWMWAPFRLYFLVMVGVYTAQQKLVGGLELLELACHRYWKSMAANVGEKNKVLDGKMQ, from the exons ATGGCTATGTCGGTGCGGGGCCTGTACTTTGTGGTGACCCTCTTTTTGGGTAGTTTCTTTGGAAGTGTCTTCATGTTGGGTCCAGTTTTGCCCCTCATGCTGCTGTCTCCTGCTTGGTATCGCTGGATCACTGATCGCATCGTCGCTACCTGGCTCACTCTGCCTGTG TCCTTGCTAGAGCTGGTATTTGGGGTGAAGGTGGTTATAACAGGTGATGGCTTCATTCCGGGGGAGCGAAGTGTGATCATCATGAACCACCGTACGCGTCTCGACTGGATGTTCCTTTGGTGTTGTCTGCTCAGGTACAGCTACCTTCGTCTGGAGAAGATCTGCCTCAAGGCTGCTCTCAAGGCTGTGCCTGGCTTTG GCTGGGCAATGCAGGTAGCCTGCTTTGTCTTTATTCAGCGTCGTTGGGAGGAGGACAAGAAGCACTTGGAGAACATGCTGGACTACTTCTGTGACATCAGAGAGCCtctacagctgctgctgttcccGGAGGGCACAGACCTCACTG AAAATACAAGAGCAAAGAGCCATGCGTTCGCTGCCCAGAACAGCATGCCGAAATTTGAGTACGTGCTGCATCCCCGAACCACTGGATTCACCTTTATTGTGGACAGACTACGAACAG GAGATAACCTGGATGCCGTCCATGATATTACAGTGGCCTACCCCAAAAACATCCCTCAGACAGAACGCCACCTGATCCTGGGGCTTTTCCCCCGTGAGATCCACTTCCACGTCCACCGCTACCCAGTGGCTTCACTgccctcctcatcctcagacCTGGAGTCTTGGTGTCGAGAGCGTTGGGCTGAGAAGGAGATCCGTCTCCGTGACTTCTACTCAGGCCAGCCCCAGGCCTTTGACAGGGATGGTGTTGCACGTGTGCCACCTTGTAAGTCAGAGCTGCGAGTGGCTCTGATCAAAGCTGCCTCACTGCTGTACTGGAGCAGCTTCATTGCTCTGTGCTTCACTGGCCTGTGGATGTGGGCTCCATTCAGGCTCTATTTCCTCGTCATGGTTGGAGTATATACGGCCCAGCAGAAGCTGGTTGGGgggctggagctgctggagttGGCCTGCCATCGATACTGGAAGTCAATGGCTGCGAACGTGGGTGAAAAGAATAAGGTGTTGGATGGGAAGATGCAGTGA
- the lclat1 gene encoding lysocardiolipin acyltransferase 1 isoform X1, giving the protein MMAMSVRGLYFVVTLFLGSFFGSVFMLGPVLPLMLLSPAWYRWITDRIVATWLTLPVSLLELVFGVKVVITGDGFIPGERSVIIMNHRTRLDWMFLWCCLLRYSYLRLEKICLKAALKAVPGFGWAMQVACFVFIQRRWEEDKKHLENMLDYFCDIREPLQLLLFPEGTDLTENTRAKSHAFAAQNSMPKFEYVLHPRTTGFTFIVDRLRTGDNLDAVHDITVAYPKNIPQTERHLILGLFPREIHFHVHRYPVASLPSSSSDLESWCRERWAEKEIRLRDFYSGQPQAFDRDGVARVPPCKSELRVALIKAASLLYWSSFIALCFTGLWMWAPFRLYFLVMVGVYTAQQKLVGGLELLELACHRYWKSMAANVGEKNKVLDGKMQ; this is encoded by the exons ATGGCTATGTCGGTGCGGGGCCTGTACTTTGTGGTGACCCTCTTTTTGGGTAGTTTCTTTGGAAGTGTCTTCATGTTGGGTCCAGTTTTGCCCCTCATGCTGCTGTCTCCTGCTTGGTATCGCTGGATCACTGATCGCATCGTCGCTACCTGGCTCACTCTGCCTGTG TCCTTGCTAGAGCTGGTATTTGGGGTGAAGGTGGTTATAACAGGTGATGGCTTCATTCCGGGGGAGCGAAGTGTGATCATCATGAACCACCGTACGCGTCTCGACTGGATGTTCCTTTGGTGTTGTCTGCTCAGGTACAGCTACCTTCGTCTGGAGAAGATCTGCCTCAAGGCTGCTCTCAAGGCTGTGCCTGGCTTTG GCTGGGCAATGCAGGTAGCCTGCTTTGTCTTTATTCAGCGTCGTTGGGAGGAGGACAAGAAGCACTTGGAGAACATGCTGGACTACTTCTGTGACATCAGAGAGCCtctacagctgctgctgttcccGGAGGGCACAGACCTCACTG AAAATACAAGAGCAAAGAGCCATGCGTTCGCTGCCCAGAACAGCATGCCGAAATTTGAGTACGTGCTGCATCCCCGAACCACTGGATTCACCTTTATTGTGGACAGACTACGAACAG GAGATAACCTGGATGCCGTCCATGATATTACAGTGGCCTACCCCAAAAACATCCCTCAGACAGAACGCCACCTGATCCTGGGGCTTTTCCCCCGTGAGATCCACTTCCACGTCCACCGCTACCCAGTGGCTTCACTgccctcctcatcctcagacCTGGAGTCTTGGTGTCGAGAGCGTTGGGCTGAGAAGGAGATCCGTCTCCGTGACTTCTACTCAGGCCAGCCCCAGGCCTTTGACAGGGATGGTGTTGCACGTGTGCCACCTTGTAAGTCAGAGCTGCGAGTGGCTCTGATCAAAGCTGCCTCACTGCTGTACTGGAGCAGCTTCATTGCTCTGTGCTTCACTGGCCTGTGGATGTGGGCTCCATTCAGGCTCTATTTCCTCGTCATGGTTGGAGTATATACGGCCCAGCAGAAGCTGGTTGGGgggctggagctgctggagttGGCCTGCCATCGATACTGGAAGTCAATGGCTGCGAACGTGGGTGAAAAGAATAAGGTGTTGGATGGGAAGATGCAGTGA